gcagttCGTCATCAGAGCGCCATGAATAGGATGCAGGAGACCTGCTGGCCTCTCCTTTTAGCTGTTGCTGCCTGCCTGGACACATTATGCATGCTAAGTGCGacccaaacccctaaacctacAGCCAACTTCAGAGACCCCTCATCAGTGCTGTCGACCCTAACATTCACTCTAGAGACCATGACAAATTCCACTCCCGAAGCCACAATGAATCCCACTCTCCAGTCCACAACCAAGCACGCCATGACCCTTGCTCCAGCACCATGAAAAGCCATGAAGAGAAAGCCATGAAGCACACACTAACTACACTTCCTATGTCgagagcaaaaatgtcacatgctattgtATAGTTTGTAATGGAGCTGGCTATTGTTTAGAAAATGCAACAAATCCATATTGTACTGTTGTTAACAACTCAAGTAATATTTTAGTGGAACCTACTACAAGTCCATCTCTCACTAATTCTACAGCTAAACCTTCACCTTCAGTCTCAACCATCCCAGCTGTCACCATGGTTGTCACAACGG
The Macrotis lagotis isolate mMagLag1 chromosome 3, bilby.v1.9.chrom.fasta, whole genome shotgun sequence genome window above contains:
- the LOC141519190 gene encoding LOW QUALITY PROTEIN: sialomucin core protein 24-like (The sequence of the model RefSeq protein was modified relative to this genomic sequence to represent the inferred CDS: deleted 1 base in 1 codon; substituted 1 base at 1 genomic stop codon); this encodes MDFLTGAAVELGSEVCEATPQGDGASSSAAVRHQSAMNRMQETCWPLLLAVAACLDTLCMLSATQTPKPTANFRDPSSVLSTLTFTLETMTNSTPEATMNPTLQSTTKHAMTLAPAPEKPXRESHEAHTNYTSYVESKNVTCYCIVCNGAGYCLENATNPYCTVVNNSSNILVEPTTSPSLTNSTAKPSPSVSTIPAVTMVVTTGAPNTTVIPTLSKRKSFDAASFIEGIILHPPGIEPPEDGPLRSLGLDVDLLGLVYSQEDRDGPWAREERDPEIAAFLCAGPSKAMPPISQGCP